From Candidatus Pedobacter colombiensis, one genomic window encodes:
- a CDS encoding RagB/SusD family nutrient uptake outer membrane protein, which produces MRNKIYASLLMLFVMIACTSCKKWLDVQPRTKIKSEVLLETEQGYKDALIGCYSIMKTEPLYGRELTFGFMDATAAQYDLFNNTRYKDLSTTNFTYQPITLRPIVDNMWNTMYNVIANVNNILDHIDESKALFTDNNYGIIKGEALAMRAFIHLDLMRLFASTDLTRTAIPYLKTLSTNVRPRLTGNEVMDLILQDLNDAAINLNVDPIKKGLKNSTDEFLNKRHQRLNYFAVKGIAARAYLWKGDKINALANAMEVINKGDQIFPWIKTANITASLEKDRDYTFSTENLFALNVYDLKTIGNTWIYAAFPFNQLQKSSFNYSNMFESATVGANDIRYLYTSKLVAGNYYINKFYQPDGYNVAYAAMIPLVRRSEMNYIAAECNIGIDNNAAIDFLNLVRTKRGISTALVYTLTPAQIQAEILKEYRKEFQGEGQLFAYCKRLKLPTFPNAFTTLTDKQLILPLPDAEIEFGK; this is translated from the coding sequence ATGAGAAACAAAATATATGCAAGCTTATTGATGCTTTTCGTAATGATTGCTTGCACTTCTTGTAAAAAATGGCTTGATGTACAACCGCGTACAAAAATAAAATCAGAAGTGTTATTGGAAACGGAACAAGGGTACAAAGATGCATTAATAGGCTGTTATTCGATCATGAAAACTGAACCACTTTATGGTCGCGAATTGACTTTTGGTTTTATGGATGCAACAGCGGCACAGTATGACTTATTTAATAACACCAGGTATAAGGATTTGTCGACAACCAACTTTACTTATCAACCGATAACACTACGTCCAATAGTGGATAATATGTGGAACACCATGTACAATGTGATTGCAAATGTGAATAACATTTTAGATCATATTGATGAAAGTAAAGCTTTGTTTACCGATAACAATTATGGGATCATTAAAGGAGAAGCATTGGCAATGAGGGCATTTATCCATCTTGATTTGATGCGACTTTTTGCATCAACTGATTTAACTAGAACGGCAATTCCTTATTTGAAAACACTTTCTACTAATGTTAGACCACGTTTAACGGGTAATGAGGTGATGGATTTAATTTTGCAGGATTTAAATGACGCAGCAATTAATCTTAATGTAGACCCAATTAAGAAGGGCTTAAAAAATTCAACCGATGAGTTTCTGAACAAACGTCACCAGCGTTTAAATTATTTTGCTGTAAAAGGAATTGCTGCAAGAGCTTACTTGTGGAAGGGCGATAAAATAAATGCCTTGGCTAATGCAATGGAGGTAATCAATAAAGGTGATCAGATTTTCCCTTGGATAAAAACTGCAAATATCACGGCTAGCTTAGAAAAGGACAGAGATTATACCTTCTCAACTGAAAACCTTTTTGCGCTCAATGTATATGATTTAAAGACGATTGGTAATACCTGGATATATGCAGCCTTCCCTTTTAATCAACTTCAAAAAAGCTCCTTCAATTACAGCAATATGTTTGAAAGTGCTACCGTAGGGGCTAATGATATCCGTTATTTGTATACTTCAAAATTGGTAGCTGGAAATTATTATATCAATAAATTTTATCAGCCTGATGGGTATAATGTCGCTTACGCTGCGATGATTCCATTGGTTCGTCGCTCTGAAATGAATTATATCGCGGCTGAATGTAATATTGGTATTGACAATAACGCTGCAATAGACTTCTTAAATCTGGTTAGAACCAAACGGGGGATTAGCACAGCATTGGTATATACCTTAACACCTGCACAGATTCAGGCAGAAATATTAAAAGAGTATAGGAAAGAATTCCAGGGGGAAGGACAGTTGTTTGCCTATTGTAAAAGACTGAAACTTCCTACATTCCCAAATGCATTTACGACTTTAACTGATAAGCAGTTGATTCTACCATTACCAGATGCTGAAATTGAATTTGGTAAGTAA
- a CDS encoding S46 family peptidase: protein MYKKNLFKWSLLTTFLLSFIPKVHADEGMWLLALLEQNAKEMQAMGLNIPIEKITGQDGALSESVIGFGSGCTGSIVSGSGLILTNYHCAYGAILQYVTPTNDIFQNGYWANTVAQELPVKDLVITVNKKILNVSDEVKSQLQSDASGTDNVKNAIGLVIKKYQQKYPKYRVQIRSYKNDAFFVLFLQLQYKDVRLVGVAPKNVTKFGGETDNWMWPRYSADFAYFRVYADKDGAPAAYSKTNIPLGIKNYLHISTTGYKRGDFAMSMGYPSTSDRDATSYKIKEKTQVLNPPMIAVRGLRQSIWEEEMDKSPLIKQGYAEEYANSANYYKNAVGMNFWVNKLNIIQSKEKYEKEWEKWVLKDEASRLKYGSVLAGMEKETTENAKYKRALTYYNECFSTEGIIRFVSSFGLSFLNYTENLKQRPSLRIDLASTTKQHYRNLNHDVDKRVTKALFKLLIDSLPADLQPEIFAVKKLNSAASIDKYIDEVYKNSVFADGVKIQEWLNKPSIDLKDDPMVLLSQSIEKKQREISTQASSNSAKAFKYTAAYTHSLVDFKGGRYYPDADRTIRLSYGTVTDLEMDGKITPFQTTLNGLMAKTVNTTNKDYFLNKKLESIWQGKLYGKYGVNAEMPVCFVTNGDVTGGNSGSPMLNADGSIIGLVFDCNWESMTREFNFNKDLHRVICVDIRYVLLITEKFSGSDRIIKEIEKANQG from the coding sequence ATGTATAAAAAAAATCTTTTTAAATGGTCGTTACTTACGACTTTCCTATTGTCTTTTATTCCAAAAGTACATGCCGATGAAGGTATGTGGCTCTTAGCCTTATTGGAACAAAATGCTAAAGAAATGCAAGCAATGGGGTTAAACATCCCGATAGAGAAAATAACTGGTCAGGATGGTGCGCTGAGTGAGTCGGTTATTGGATTTGGTTCGGGATGCACTGGCTCTATTGTTTCTGGTTCGGGGTTAATTCTAACCAATTACCATTGCGCTTATGGTGCAATTCTGCAATATGTTACCCCCACAAATGATATTTTTCAAAATGGTTATTGGGCCAATACCGTAGCACAAGAACTTCCAGTAAAGGATCTGGTAATTACAGTCAATAAAAAGATATTGAATGTCTCTGATGAAGTAAAGTCGCAGCTCCAGAGTGATGCTTCGGGTACGGATAATGTGAAAAATGCAATAGGGCTTGTTATCAAGAAATATCAACAAAAATATCCAAAATATAGAGTGCAGATTAGATCCTATAAGAATGATGCGTTCTTTGTGCTTTTTCTACAATTACAATACAAAGATGTACGTCTGGTTGGTGTAGCACCTAAAAATGTGACAAAATTTGGTGGAGAAACCGATAACTGGATGTGGCCTAGATACAGTGCCGATTTTGCTTATTTTAGGGTTTATGCAGATAAAGATGGTGCTCCGGCTGCTTATTCTAAAACAAATATTCCACTGGGCATTAAAAACTATTTGCATATTTCTACAACCGGCTATAAAAGAGGTGATTTTGCAATGTCGATGGGCTATCCCTCGACGTCTGACCGTGATGCTACATCGTATAAGATTAAGGAAAAAACTCAAGTACTCAATCCCCCGATGATCGCTGTACGTGGGCTTCGTCAATCAATTTGGGAAGAGGAGATGGACAAAAGCCCCCTAATTAAACAGGGGTACGCAGAGGAATATGCTAATTCTGCGAACTATTATAAGAATGCTGTTGGAATGAACTTCTGGGTAAATAAGCTCAATATTATCCAAAGTAAAGAGAAATATGAAAAGGAATGGGAAAAATGGGTATTGAAGGATGAAGCAAGTCGCCTTAAATATGGTTCTGTTTTGGCCGGCATGGAAAAGGAGACCACAGAGAATGCAAAGTACAAACGTGCTTTAACTTATTACAATGAATGTTTTTCTACTGAAGGGATAATAAGGTTTGTTTCCTCTTTTGGACTATCTTTCCTCAATTATACTGAAAATTTAAAACAGCGTCCCTCCCTAAGAATTGACCTCGCAAGTACAACTAAACAACATTATAGAAATCTTAATCATGATGTAGATAAGCGAGTTACAAAAGCACTGTTCAAACTATTAATTGATAGTTTACCTGCAGATTTGCAACCTGAAATTTTTGCAGTAAAAAAACTCAATTCAGCTGCTTCCATTGATAAATATATTGATGAAGTATATAAAAATTCAGTTTTTGCAGATGGGGTGAAAATACAAGAATGGCTAAATAAGCCCTCAATTGATTTAAAAGATGACCCAATGGTGCTATTGAGTCAGTCTATCGAAAAAAAGCAAAGAGAAATCAGTACACAAGCGTCATCAAACTCTGCTAAAGCATTTAAATATACTGCTGCATATACGCATAGCCTGGTTGATTTTAAAGGGGGTAGGTATTATCCGGATGCAGATAGAACAATCCGACTTTCTTATGGAACAGTTACTGATCTTGAAATGGATGGAAAAATCACGCCATTTCAGACCACACTGAATGGCTTGATGGCTAAAACGGTCAATACAACCAATAAGGATTATTTCCTGAATAAGAAATTGGAAAGCATTTGGCAGGGAAAATTGTATGGAAAGTACGGGGTAAATGCTGAAATGCCTGTTTGTTTTGTTACTAACGGAGATGTTACCGGTGGAAACTCGGGAAGTCCGATGTTAAATGCCGATGGAAGCATCATTGGATTGGTGTTCGATTGTAACTGGGAATCTATGACAAGGGAGTTTAATTTCAATAAGGACCTGCATAGGGTAATTTGCGTAGATATTCGCTATGTATTGTTGATCACTGAGAAGTTTTCAGGCAGTGATAGGATAATTAAAGAAATTGAAAAAGCGAATCAAGGTTAG
- a CDS encoding PKD-like family lipoprotein, whose translation MKRYYNFLPILIAFMLFLAGCAKDEGNYVYDKLNSYFIDTTSFASKFVVSQNDVVNVNPTDAAGSSTQNLTYEWRLVQVSYAANPATGTYVDKQLSTTKNLSFKVVDLPGDYVLVLIVKDNANGGISQLIKKPMTIRSYASPGWMVLHGNASSSDISIVVNNKVSTIMPVGTDYIQSNVFSETNGTKMQAEGAGVSFQPNGSVGIFTKANLGGYRLNGNDLRIMDNYSNMFLSPMASSEIQFEAYNYWSYNELLINKGDLYFNPQASANIWNKIGVKCFGNGINYVAAPYIATFMRSSYYGVIYDKLNKRFLYINGNREVKEFLTAGTAAKFDLKNTGKEMVYAEHGFNNRWNCIMQSPNDPNTRELFQCDFSIADDGNRGVARIDIRTITEFNIAKYFAFGNKADIMYYATDTKIYQENYTSTNPSAMLYDVAATYPGNVITSMKLLKIAAISGSVHPNESKLLYVALYNPSTQAGTLLQIDVNEVSGAFGTIKAYMGFGKIASMAYKAL comes from the coding sequence ATGAAAAGATATTATAATTTTTTACCGATTTTAATTGCCTTTATGCTGTTTTTAGCTGGTTGTGCTAAAGACGAAGGTAATTATGTATATGATAAGCTGAATAGCTATTTTATTGATACGACATCATTCGCTAGTAAATTTGTGGTGAGTCAAAACGATGTAGTTAACGTTAATCCTACTGATGCGGCAGGGAGTTCTACTCAGAACTTAACCTACGAATGGCGCCTTGTTCAAGTTAGTTATGCAGCTAATCCGGCTACAGGAACGTATGTAGACAAGCAGCTGTCAACAACTAAAAACCTATCATTTAAAGTGGTTGATTTACCCGGAGATTATGTTTTGGTTTTAATTGTAAAGGATAATGCTAATGGCGGAATCTCGCAGTTGATCAAAAAACCGATGACCATTAGGTCGTATGCCTCACCAGGATGGATGGTGCTGCATGGGAATGCAAGCAGCAGTGACATTAGTATTGTGGTGAATAATAAGGTGAGTACCATTATGCCAGTTGGCACAGACTACATTCAATCCAACGTTTTCTCCGAAACCAATGGCACAAAAATGCAAGCCGAAGGTGCTGGAGTTTCTTTTCAGCCAAATGGTTCTGTAGGTATTTTTACAAAGGCGAATTTAGGCGGATATAGACTGAATGGTAACGACCTCCGCATAATGGACAATTACAGCAACATGTTTTTGAGCCCTATGGCGTCTAGCGAAATTCAATTTGAGGCCTATAATTACTGGAGTTATAATGAATTGTTAATAAACAAAGGAGACCTATATTTTAATCCTCAGGCTTCAGCAAATATCTGGAATAAAATAGGAGTAAAATGTTTTGGAAATGGAATAAATTATGTGGCGGCACCATATATAGCAACGTTTATGCGCAGTTCGTATTACGGAGTAATTTACGATAAGCTAAATAAACGTTTCTTGTATATTAATGGCAATAGAGAGGTTAAAGAATTTTTGACAGCAGGAACTGCAGCGAAGTTTGATCTGAAAAATACAGGTAAAGAAATGGTATATGCAGAACATGGTTTTAATAATCGTTGGAATTGCATAATGCAAAGCCCCAATGATCCAAATACCAGAGAGTTATTCCAATGTGATTTTAGTATAGCAGACGATGGAAATAGAGGTGTTGCACGGATTGATATCCGAACAATTACTGAGTTCAATATTGCAAAGTATTTTGCATTTGGGAACAAGGCCGATATCATGTATTATGCTACGGATACTAAAATTTATCAGGAAAACTATACCAGTACTAATCCTTCAGCTATGCTGTATGATGTAGCTGCTACTTACCCTGGCAATGTGATTACAAGTATGAAGTTGTTAAAAATTGCTGCGATTTCTGGTTCTGTGCATCCTAATGAGAGTAAGCTTTTATATGTAGCATTATACAATCCATCTACACAAGCTGGTACACTTTTACAGATTGATGTAAATGAGGTTAGCGGTGCTTTTGGTACCATAAAAGCCTATATGGGCTTTGGTAAAATTGCATCAATGGCTTATAAAGCCTTGTAA
- a CDS encoding TlpA disulfide reductase family protein, producing the protein MKINKIKLMVSTIGLSLLQLQSFAAKNDCVVKGKIVGIDEKTTLVVLKRTGEFTVDTVASAKFNANGEFKFTVPAKEFNELLDVRLSTIRSSFSFIAEPGIIEVLADKNTMYTAEIKGTKENVRWNLYKNYVISLSQERNKLSVEAKDMPKEEKKVQYAAIDKRQKHYVDSLIQNYPNSIVSLYLAKVPLPMLKHDEIESLLTRFQPYFAKHRYYQEMKERFDILRKISVGMMAPDFKAVREDGKTEITLSQFKGKYVLLDFWASWCVPCRAENKHTKELYEKYHPLGLEAISFSLDDNLKTWQEAIKKDGLVWNNASDLKVGKLSPVAKLYGIDGIPAIWIIDPSGKVIGDNIRGEELKKFLADLFVK; encoded by the coding sequence ATGAAAATTAACAAAATTAAGTTGATGGTATCAACTATTGGCCTTTCTCTTTTGCAGTTGCAGAGTTTTGCCGCTAAGAATGATTGTGTAGTGAAAGGTAAGATCGTAGGCATCGACGAAAAAACCACATTAGTCGTGCTAAAAAGAACTGGTGAATTTACAGTAGATACAGTAGCTTCAGCCAAATTTAATGCGAATGGTGAATTTAAGTTTACTGTTCCTGCAAAAGAATTTAATGAACTATTGGATGTGCGACTCAGCACAATTAGATCTTCCTTCTCTTTTATTGCCGAACCGGGGATTATAGAAGTATTGGCTGATAAAAATACCATGTATACAGCCGAAATTAAAGGTACTAAAGAAAATGTACGCTGGAATCTATATAAGAATTATGTTATTTCGCTTTCGCAAGAGCGTAATAAGTTGAGTGTGGAGGCCAAAGATATGCCGAAGGAAGAAAAAAAGGTGCAATATGCTGCAATAGACAAGCGACAAAAGCACTACGTCGACTCTCTAATTCAAAATTATCCGAATTCAATCGTTTCATTGTACCTGGCAAAAGTTCCTTTGCCGATGCTTAAACATGATGAGATTGAATCGTTATTAACGAGGTTTCAGCCTTATTTCGCTAAACACCGTTATTACCAAGAGATGAAGGAAAGATTTGATATCCTTAGGAAGATTTCTGTTGGGATGATGGCGCCAGATTTTAAAGCTGTACGTGAGGATGGTAAAACGGAAATTACGTTGTCGCAATTCAAAGGTAAATATGTGTTGTTAGACTTCTGGGCTTCATGGTGTGTGCCTTGTCGTGCTGAAAACAAGCATACAAAAGAGCTTTATGAAAAATACCATCCGCTAGGTTTAGAGGCGATTTCTTTCTCCTTGGATGATAACCTTAAAACTTGGCAAGAAGCCATTAAAAAAGATGGTTTGGTTTGGAATAATGCATCGGATCTTAAAGTTGGGAAACTTTCTCCTGTGGCTAAGCTATATGGTATTGATGGCATACCTGCAATATGGATCATAGATCCTTCAGGAAAAGTAATTGGAGATAACATTAGGGGCGAAGAGCTTAAAAAGTTCTTAGCAGATTTGTTTGTTAAGTAG
- a CDS encoding DUF4843 domain-containing protein yields the protein MKAIVKVCSLVFSLGFLLSSCSEKNIAGYENDPRIFFQIPGTGSVALRDSIIYSFPAHPTVKDQDTLWFNACIMGNAAAVDRQVGIKINTDKSTAVEGLNFKIDSKIMPANAFKVRIPIVIYRTGLLNKSVRLQVEVQESKDFKIGYERYNKAVFIWGDKFLKPDIWDTSNYRSAFGTFTETRYAFILKACNTVELPDPMNLVMLGYYNALVRQALIDYNNTPGNTPLTDELGTVGFAIWTGVGGAG from the coding sequence ATGAAAGCAATAGTTAAAGTTTGCTCCTTGGTTTTTTCATTGGGTTTTCTTTTAAGCTCCTGTTCTGAAAAAAATATAGCGGGTTATGAGAATGACCCAAGGATCTTTTTTCAGATACCTGGAACGGGGAGTGTGGCCTTACGTGATTCTATTATTTACTCTTTTCCGGCACATCCTACTGTTAAAGATCAGGATACGCTGTGGTTCAATGCCTGCATTATGGGTAATGCCGCTGCGGTAGATCGTCAAGTTGGGATTAAAATAAATACAGATAAGTCGACCGCAGTAGAAGGTTTGAACTTTAAAATTGACAGCAAAATAATGCCTGCCAATGCATTTAAAGTACGTATCCCAATTGTAATTTATAGAACCGGTTTGCTTAATAAATCGGTTCGTCTTCAAGTAGAGGTACAAGAAAGTAAGGATTTCAAAATAGGTTATGAACGTTATAATAAAGCAGTTTTTATCTGGGGGGATAAGTTCTTAAAACCAGATATCTGGGACACTTCGAATTATAGATCCGCATTTGGCACTTTTACTGAAACCAGATATGCATTTATCCTGAAAGCTTGTAACACCGTAGAACTTCCTGATCCAATGAATTTGGTGATGCTCGGCTATTATAACGCCTTGGTTAGACAAGCATTAATTGATTACAACAATACACCTGGTAATACACCATTAACTGATGAACTTGGAACTGTAGGGTTTGCAATATGGACCGGAGTTGGTGGTGCGGGATAA